In Candidatus Saccharimonadales bacterium, the genomic window GGATCGGTCAAATCAAGCTCGCTAAACAAGGTTGCTTGGCCATGCCTGGTATAAAAATGATTGATTTCGTGACGCATATGTCGAAAAGATGAACCATGCTTCCGAACGATGTCAGTTAAGGAAATAACATAATCGTGGCCATCAACATCCTCTGCCAGGCTATATTCAGTAGAATTGGCTAACGCCAGTGTACCAACGGCAGGCACCAATCGAAGTTCCCGCGTTGGCGTACAGCGTTCCGCCTCATTCAGCAATATTTCTACTGTAGCATCGACTTGAGTATCTCCTAGATAGGAATAAAACTCAGAGCCATTCAAATAATCAGGAAACCTGGCGACGAGATTTCCATTGAGCAGTGCCACCCGCGCACCGCCCGTAACATCCCAGCTGACCATATTCGTATAATTGAAATCGGAGTACGGCTCGTACCGCGCAGTATAGGCCAGCAATTGATCCCTAATAGAAATATCCACCGGACTATAGTCCGGGAATTGAGCAATTTCACCCATCATTCTCATCCTTATGTGTTTTTATGTACTGTTCATATTCTAACATCAACCATAAGCATTTTATGTGCACTTGTTATTGATTGGGGATTGCTAAGCACCGTGATATAGTCAAGATAACACTTATGCTTTATACATGGCTTTCATACTCAATACCTATCATCGGACTTTTTGTTATTGGGTTAGTGACAGTACTAAAGGATTCCCGGCAGCTTGTAAACAGACTGTTTTTTCTACTATCTACCGTGATTGCCCTCTGGCTGTGTGCGCTATTCATTGCGGATCTTGCGGCTGACACTACAATCAGTCTGTGGTCTGTTCGTACAGCAACATTCGTAGGCACACTTATGGCACCGCTACTACTATATCTCGGCAACGCCTTCCCCGTTCAGACTAGCAAGCCGTCCAATCTTTTGTTTGCGTTTGCAGTTATACCAAGCGCGCTATTCCTGTCGGCGGCCTATACACCGCTTCTTGTCCCAGGTATTACTATCGAAGGTCATAGTGCACAGCCTAATGACCTCGGACTGCTGTACACATTGCAGAGTCTATATATAGCAGGAAGCTTCATCGCATGTATTGTTATGATGCTCCGCAAGCGCAAGCACGTAAACTCGCGGCAGCGGGCACAGATCATGTTGTTTATGACCGGTTTACTCATTGGCTTACTAGTAAATGTCGTCACTGGAATATTTTTGACGATGCTAAACCAGTCAACGAATTTTTCAAACCTGGCGGGCGCATTATCGTTCTTTGCGTTAGTCGCAACTACTTCGTACGCAATTGTGAGGTATCGGCTGTTCGACATTCGGCTCGCCATAACCCGGGTGATTGGATATTCGATTACAATTGGCGTTGTAGCGGCATTTTATTCGCTGCTGATTGTTCTCATTGGCACGAAGCTTACGTCATTCAATGATATTGACGCTAAGGATCTTACAGTATTACTGTTGCCGACTATATTTATAGCTCTGACATTTCACTATGTAGAACGGTTTGTAGCCAAGCACACACAGCGTCTCTTTTACCGCGACGCCTACAACGAGCGTGAAGTTTTGGACAAATTATCAGACGCGCTCATCACCGAAAACGACATCAATACTATCATGGAGCAAAGTCTCACGGTGCTCGGAGATGCCCTAAAGCCGCGCACGGCTTATCTCGCAGTGCTTAATGCCTCAGGAACTGTCTATCACCAGGCAGCCCGAGGAAGCGAAGAGCCGGTATCAATCAATGCTTTACTTGGCCAGCTCAAGCACGAAAAACAAATGCTTATCGACATTCACGAAAACCCGACAAGCAGCATCGCGCGCATAATGGCCCAAGGTGACGCCGAGATACTACTTCGTCTCGGTACGCCAGATAAGCCCGCAGGATTACTCTTGCTCGGTACGAAGCAAAACGGCAGCATGTACACCACCCAGGACGTAGCATTGCTGCGTATATGCGCAAAAAGCCTAAGCCTGTCACTCGAAAATGCCAAAAAATTTGAACAGATCCTACACTTCGCCGACACCATGCACTCTGAAGTAAAACGGGCAACGTCACGGCTCCGCAAGGCTAACAAAGAGCTCAAAACCCTGGACGCGCTCAAGGATGACTTTATTGCGACAGCGTCGCATCAGCTGCGCACCCCTGCCGCCTCCGTACACGACGCACTCCGCATGCTCAACCATCCGATGATCACAAAAAAGGATCGTGACGAGCTAATAGAAATGGCGGAAGCTAGCAGTGAACATCTGGTTACTGTCGTACGGACCATGCTCAACATGGCACGTCTCCAAGCCGGCCATTTTACAATCGACAAGAGCAATACCGACCTCGTATTACTCACCGAAAGAGTCATCGATCAGGTCGAGGTACTGGCATCACGGAAGAATAGTCGTATCACACTGCTCAAGCCAGATCACCCCGTCCGTCTTAATGTCGATGTCGCCAAAATAAATGAAGCACTGTCAAACTACATCGAAAACGCCATCAAGTACAGTCCGGAACATAGCACGGTCACTGTCGATCTGGCTGTGACGGCCGATAAAATCATCTTCGAAATAACTGACCAGGGTATGGGCGTACCTTTAGCGGAGCAGCCGAATCTGTTTGGTAAATTCTATCGAGCCACGAATGCCCGCCAGGAACAGCCGGACGGCAATGGCATTGGTCTCTACGTCGTCAAATCAATTGCAGAAGGACATGGCGGTGAAGCATACTACCGTCCAGCCACGGAGCAAGGCAGCGTCTTTGGCTTCTGGTTGCCCGTCACATCAATCAAAACATAGAAGTAGTACGTGTAGGGCGCATCACTTCCCGGCCCGGCACACGTTCATAGCTCACGTAATATACGCAGTTATCTGCCGTTACCGGCCTGGCTTATCCGACAACTTATCGTTGTGGTACGCCATAATATCACCAGGCTGACAGTCCAGTGCGCGGCAGATCGCCTCCAGCGTTGATAGGCGCACCGCTTTTGCCTTGCCGTTTTTCAGAATAGAGAGATTCGCCATAGTGATGCCGACCTTTTCCGTGAGTTCAGTCACACTCATTTTGCGACGCGCTAACATAACATCAATAGTAATTATTATCGCCATAGTACTAGCCTCAAACCGTTAAATCATTTTCGCGCTTGATATCGACAGCATGCTGCACAAGCCTCTGCAGAACGCCCGCGAAGATTGCCATGACAAGCGACGCGCCAATTATGACGAACCCTACTGCCGCTACCCCGGGTGCGTCATCCCGGTCTGCTACATAAAATATATACGGCATACCCGCCGCGTATAAAGCACTGATAGCACCAGCGCTGTATTTGATGTATTTTACCGCCCTGACGGATAGAGTCGAAAAAGCCAGATTGCGATCTATGTAGCCAAGGAGTTTGAGGGCTTGATAGAGAGCGAAGAAAAGAGGTATAGCCGATACATACATGCCGACGAAGATCGGGCCGTAATCGAAATCACCCCGCAACTCCGCGCCGATTAAACGTGGCAATACGAAAACACAAATCGCCAGCACGATGAGACCGATGGCCGCGATAACTGCTTTTAATATCAATGTTGAGCTGCGTTGCATATGGTATCTCGATTAATTTATTCTTGTATTATAGCAAACTATTTATCGTTTTGCAATATATTTTTATTGTTAATACTATATAACGGTACTGTAAATAACAGTTTATGCTGTTTAAAAGCGGTGCAATGCACGTAGCCTGCGGTGGTATATTTCTACGACATACCGCGGCGTCAGACATAATTGGTCTATAATGATATTCAGGAGGAAATATATATGAAATGTCCAATAGACCAAACTGAACTCAATATGACCGATCGTCAAGGCATAGAAATAGATTATTGCCCGCAGTGCCGGGGTGTCTGGCTCGACCGCGGCGAACTTGACAAAATCATCGAACGTAGCGACGCGTCACCTGCCCCGACGCCCCCACCGTCAACACGCCCGTACACTCCAGAGCCGGCGCAGTATGAGCAACAGCGCCACTATGAGCCGTCAAAGCCCGATTACCACCACGACCAGCACAATACACATCGAAAGCACAAGAAAGAAGGCTTCCTGGGTGATTTGTTTGATTTCTAGATGCAGCCGTTCATGATTGACA contains:
- a CDS encoding phosphatidylglycerol lysyltransferase domain-containing protein, producing the protein MMGEIAQFPDYSPVDISIRDQLLAYTARYEPYSDFNYTNMVSWDVTGGARVALLNGNLVARFPDYLNGSEFYSYLGDTQVDATVEILLNEAERCTPTRELRLVPAVGTLALANSTEYSLAEDVDGHDYVISLTDIVRKHGSSFRHMRHEINHFYTRHGQATLFSELDLTDPGTQGDVFKVFLNREKTKLDNDHENRAESELMALGRLFSAADLSMLSAYGLTIDGNLKAFMISERIDQEWYTGHFWKADTHYRGIYRYLMHQVAERLVQDGGSLMNIEQDLGIGGLRRMKQQFNPISQLKKYTITDSR
- a CDS encoding ATP-binding protein — encoded protein: MLYTWLSYSIPIIGLFVIGLVTVLKDSRQLVNRLFFLLSTVIALWLCALFIADLAADTTISLWSVRTATFVGTLMAPLLLYLGNAFPVQTSKPSNLLFAFAVIPSALFLSAAYTPLLVPGITIEGHSAQPNDLGLLYTLQSLYIAGSFIACIVMMLRKRKHVNSRQRAQIMLFMTGLLIGLLVNVVTGIFLTMLNQSTNFSNLAGALSFFALVATTSYAIVRYRLFDIRLAITRVIGYSITIGVVAAFYSLLIVLIGTKLTSFNDIDAKDLTVLLLPTIFIALTFHYVERFVAKHTQRLFYRDAYNEREVLDKLSDALITENDINTIMEQSLTVLGDALKPRTAYLAVLNASGTVYHQAARGSEEPVSINALLGQLKHEKQMLIDIHENPTSSIARIMAQGDAEILLRLGTPDKPAGLLLLGTKQNGSMYTTQDVALLRICAKSLSLSLENAKKFEQILHFADTMHSEVKRATSRLRKANKELKTLDALKDDFIATASHQLRTPAASVHDALRMLNHPMITKKDRDELIEMAEASSEHLVTVVRTMLNMARLQAGHFTIDKSNTDLVLLTERVIDQVEVLASRKNSRITLLKPDHPVRLNVDVAKINEALSNYIENAIKYSPEHSTVTVDLAVTADKIIFEITDQGMGVPLAEQPNLFGKFYRATNARQEQPDGNGIGLYVVKSIAEGHGGEAYYRPATEQGSVFGFWLPVTSIKT
- a CDS encoding helix-turn-helix transcriptional regulator, with the protein product MAIIITIDVMLARRKMSVTELTEKVGITMANLSILKNGKAKAVRLSTLEAICRALDCQPGDIMAYHNDKLSDKPGR
- a CDS encoding DUF2975 domain-containing protein; the protein is MQRSSTLILKAVIAAIGLIVLAICVFVLPRLIGAELRGDFDYGPIFVGMYVSAIPLFFALYQALKLLGYIDRNLAFSTLSVRAVKYIKYSAGAISALYAAGMPYIFYVADRDDAPGVAAVGFVIIGASLVMAIFAGVLQRLVQHAVDIKRENDLTV
- a CDS encoding zf-TFIIB domain-containing protein, whose product is MKCPIDQTELNMTDRQGIEIDYCPQCRGVWLDRGELDKIIERSDASPAPTPPPSTRPYTPEPAQYEQQRHYEPSKPDYHHDQHNTHRKHKKEGFLGDLFDF